The Candidatus Krumholzibacteriia bacterium genome includes the window CCCGTAGTCGTCGACGACCAGGACGTCGTCGACCTCGCCCTTCATCTCGAGCCGACGTCCCACGCCGCGGAATCCTTCGAGGGCTCCGGCGATGCGATCGAAGTCCAGGCCCAGCTCCAGGCCGCAGGCCACGGCGCCCGCGGCGTTGAGTGCATTGTGCGCACCGAAGAGAGGTAACCGGCAGCTACCCATCTCCACTTCCTGGTGCCACAGGCGGATGGTCGTGCCCAGCGCGTCGGTGCCGGCCACCTGGACACGGACGTCGACGCCCTCGGCCGTCCCGTAGGTGATCGCCGGCCAACGGACCCGCGGCAAGAGGCGTGCGAGCTCGGGGTCGTCGGCACACGCGATGACCTTGCCGTAGAAGGGCACGCGATCCATGAAATCCACGAAGGCCTGACGGATCGCGTCCATGTCCTTGTAGTGGTCGAGGTGTTCGCGATCGACGTTGGTCACCACGGCGATCGTGGGTGACAGGCGCAGGAAGGTGCCGTCGCTCTCGTCGGCCTCGGCGACCAGGTAGTCTCCCTTGCCCAACGTGGCCGTACTCGCCAGCGCGAGCAGTCGGCCACCCACGATGACCGTGGGGTCGAGTCCGCCGCCGTGCAGCACCGTGGCCACCAGACTCGAAGTGGTGGTCTTGCCGTGCGAGCCGGCCACGGCCACCCCGTGCTTCAAACGCATGAGTTCGGCCAGCATCTCGGCGCGACGGATCACGGGAATGCCGCGCTCACGTGCGGCGACGAGTTCCGGGTTGTTGCGAGGCACGGCCGAGCTGAAGACGACGACCTCGGCATCGCCCAGGTTCGCGGCGTCGTGACCCAGGTGCACCTCGGCCCCGAGGGTCTGCAATCGTTCCACGTTCGCCGATCGTGTGATGTCACTGCCCGACACGGAGAAGCCGAGTTGCAACAGGACCTCGGCGATCCCACTCATCCCCACGCCGCCGATCGCCACGAAATGGATCCGCTCGACCAGGCGAAAGGGTCCGACCGCCGTCGTGTCGTCCTGTTGTCCACGTGCCTCCCAGTTCATCGACCCCTCTTCCCTTCGATCCGCGTGAGTGCGTCGCGCGCAATGGTCTCGGCTCCGTCGGTCTCGCCACCCCAATGACGGGCCGCGGCGGCCATCGTGGCCAACGTGTCGGCATCCTCGCCGAGAGCGACGACTTCGTCGACCAGTCGTTCTCCGTCGAACTCCGCATCGTCCACCCAACGCGCCGCACCCGCCTCGGCCAGCACCTCGGCGTTGCGTCGCTGGTGGTCGTCGGTCGCGTGGGGAAAGGGAACGAGAAGCGACGGACGACCGACGGCGGCCAGCTCGGCCAGCGTGAGTGCCCCCGCCCGGCACACCACCAGATCGGCGATCCGGTACGCCGCCGCCATGTCGTCGATGTACGAGAGCACCCGCGCCCGTAGGGCGTCGTCCTGAGCGCGGTTGACGACAGCGCGGGTGCTCTCGAGATCCTGCTCACCCGTCTGGAGCAGGACCTGCCATGCGGTTTCGTCGCGCAGACGCGGCCATCCCTCGGCCACGGCGCGGTTCAGCGTGGCCGCTCCCCGACTGCCGCCGAAGACGAGCAGCGTGGGGCGGTCCGGGCGTAGATCGAAGCGGGCGTAGTCGGACTCGCTCGGGGCGACACCATGGCTCTCGCGCACAGAGGCCCGCACGGGATTCGGGGCGTCGGAGATCTCCCGCGCCGCACTCAGTGGGGCGCGCGCCGGGGCGAAGGCGACATAGGCGCGCTCGGCGAAACGGGCCAGGATCCGGTTGGTGGAACCCGGAGCCGAGTTCTGTTCCTGCAGCCAGAGCGGCACGCCGAGCAACGCGGCCACGACGGCCGGCGCGGCGCTCGCGTAGCCGCCGGTGGCGATCACCAGATCGGGACGCCACCGCATCACCAGGGCCAACGAGAGCGCCGACGCCACGCCGAAGGCCACCGCGAATCGCAGGGCTCCGGCCAGGCCCAGGCCACGCAGCCCTGCCGCGGGATATCGGTGCAGGCGGAAACCGTGTTCGGGGACCAACCGCCCCTCGATCCCCCGACGACCACCGACGAAACGGATCGAGGTCCGGGGTGCGAGCCGTTGCAGGGCCTCCGCGATCGCGACCGCGGGGTACACGTGCCCGCCGGTGCCACCCCCCACCATGAGAACACGTACACTCATGCGCGCGCCCCCTGCCACCGGGCGTCCACGCGGCGGGGACGCCGCACCGAACGAGCAACGTTCAGCAGTACGCCCACGCCGATCATGTTCGTGAGCAACGCCGTTCCGCCCCAGCTGACGAAGGGAAGCGGTAGACCCATGACCGGCACGAGACTGCTGACCATCGCAAGGTTCAGGAACGCGTAGACACCGATCATCGTCGACACGGCAACGGCCGTGAGATAGGCGTGTCCGTCCCGCGCGGCATGCGCGACCTTCAGCCCGCGCGCGACCAGGAATCCGAACGCGAGGACCACCAGCACCACGCCCACGAACCCGAACTGCTCGCCCGCAATGGCGAACACGAAGTCCGTGTCGGACTCGGGCACGAAGGCGAAACGCGTGATGCCCTCACCGGCGCGCACGCCGAACAGTCCACCGTTGCCCATACCCATGACCGCGTGGAAGGACTGGAAGTCGGCGTCGAGCGCGGTCTGTTCGCGCAGGAAGACGTTCCGCCACGCCTCGGCGCGGGTGATCAGCTTCGGGTAGTGCGTGAACGCGAGCCACGCCGCCCCCACGATCGCCGTTGCGCCCGCCGTCACCCAGCGCAGTGGCATTCCGCCGACCCAGAGGATCGTGGCGACGATCAGACACAGGGCCAGCGCGCTGCCGAAGTTCGGTTGGGCGGCGATGAGTCCTCCGACCACCAACGGCATCGCCACGATCGGCGCCCACGAACGCAGGGGGCCCCGCAGACGACCCGGATCGCGATCGATCCAGGACGGAAGGGCCAGCACCAGGAAGATCTTGGCGAACTCGGCGGGCTGGAAGGGCACACCGGCTATGTCGAGCCAGCGATCGATGCCGGCGTTGCCGAAGGCGAAGGCCCCGAACTCGACCATCAGGAGGGCGGCGACCGAGAGGACGACCCCCACCTCGGCGTACCGCGCCACCAGCCGGTAGTCGATCTGCGACACGAACAGGCAGGCGACCAGCGCCACACCGATGCGCACCAGATGCGCGGGCAGAGCACCCACGGATCCCGGATCGGCGGTCCCGGGATCGTACGCACTCGCGCCGTGGACGAGCACCGCGCCGAGCACCAGCAGCGACGCCACCAACACGACGATCCGACGGTCGAACTCGGCCAGCCACGAACTCACGACGCACCTCCCACGTGCGTGCGGACCCACTCCTGGAAGACCTCACCGCGCTCGGCGAAGCTGCCGAATTCGTCGAAGCTCGCGCAGGCCGGACTCAGGAGAACCGTGTCGCCGACCTCGGCCAGTTGGCAGGCCCGGGAGAGGGCGGTCCGCATGTCCGCACACGTGATGCACCGAACCCGGTCACCGATCGCCTCGGCCACCACCTGACCTTCCTCGCCGAAGCACACCGCGACCCGGAGTCGATCGGAATGATCGGCCAGGGGTGTGTAGTCCTCGCCCTTGCCGCGTCCGCCGAAGAGCGCGACCACTCGACCGCTCAGCCCGCGCAGAGTGGCGGTCGCCGCGTGCACGTTCGTGGCCTTGCTGTCGTCGATCCAGGTGCGTCCGTCATCGGTGTCCACGGTCACCGCACGGTGGGGAAGACCCCGGAAACCTGCGACCGCCTCGGCGATCCCGCCGGGATCGAGATCGAGATCGTGGACCATCGCGACCGCCGCGAGGACGTTCATCTGGTTGTGGCCTCCGACCAGCGGGATGGTGTCGAGCGCGAGCACGCGCTCGGGCCCTGCTTCCGAGCGACGCACGATCCAGCCGTCTTCGATCCATGTCACCGTGTTCTCGGCGCGATCCCGGGCGAATCCGGCGCGCCGGGCCGGCGTGTCCTCGGCCCACTGGTTCATGGGCGCCTGGTCCACCGGATACACGTAGGCAGTGGAGGGCGTGGACGCACGGAGGATGTTGCGCTTGGCCTCACCGTAGGCCTCGAAGGACGGGTAGCGATCGAGATGATCGGGAGCCAGGTTCAGCACCGCGGCCACGGCCGGCGCGAAGTGTTCCACCCGCTCGAGTTGGAAGCTACTGCACTCGATCACGAGCAGGCCGTTCTCGTCGACCTCTTCCACGTGATCGCTCACGGCGGTGCCGATGTTGCCCACGAGGACCGCATCGTGTCCGGCCTGCCGAAGGATCGCGTGGACGAGACTCACGGTGGTGCTCTTGCCGTTGGTGCCGGTCACGGCCAGGATCCGGCCGCGGGCACGGCGCGAGGCGAGTTCGAGTTCTCCGATCACCGAGGTGCCGCGCTGCTCGGCGGCGCGCACCAGCGGATGCTCGGACGGCACGCCGGGACTGACGACGAGCGCGTCGAGGACGGAGACCGTGCCGCGCACGTCGTCGCGCGCGGCACGGAACTCCACCCCCCACTCGGCCAGTTCGGCCACCACGTCACCGGGGAGATCCGCGGGCGAACGGTCGTCGAAGGCGATCGCCTGCGCACCGTGGCGCTCGAGCAGCGCCACCGCGCCGCGTCCGGAGCGTCCCAGACCGAGCACACCGACCACGGTGTCCGTCCAGGCTTCGTGCGCGGGCAGGACCTTCGACGTCACCGTCGCTCCTAGCGGATCTTGAGGGTGCTGATCGTCAACAGCGCCAACATGGCGCCGACGATCCAGAATCGGATGACGACCTTGGTCTCGCTCCACCCCAGCAGCTCGAAGTGGTGATGGAGCGGAGCCATCTTGAACACGCGCTTGCCACGCATCTTGTAGCTGACGACCTGGATGAAGGTGCTCGCAGCCTCGGCCACGAAGACACCGCCGACGATCACCAGCAGCAGTTCGTGCTTGGTCAACAGTGCCAGCGAGGCCAGAGCGCCACCGAGTGCCATCGATCCCGTGTCGCCCATGAAGACCTGGGCCGGATGACTGTTGTACCAGAGGAAGCCGAGGCAGGCGCCGACCGTGGCCGTTGCGAACACGGCCAGTTCGCCGACCCCGGGGATGAACGGAATCCGCAGGTAGTCCGCGAAGACGGCGTTGCCGGTCACGTAACCCAGGCCGGCGTAGGCGATGAAGCAGAACAGACACAAACCCACCGCCAGACCGTCGAGGCCGTCGGCCAGGTTCACCGCATTCGTCGTTCCCGAGAACACGAGCACCGCCAGAGGCAGGTACAGCCATCCCCAGTCCAGCGTGATCTCGGCCAGGAAGGGCACGGTGGTCTTCGTGGCCATCGGACCGAACTCGGGCTGGCGCATGATCCAGTAGCCCACGACCAGACCGAAGAGTGCCTGGAAGAGCAACTTCCAGCGCCCACTCAACCCCGACTTGTGCCGGCGCAGCTTGAAGTAGTCGTCGAGGAAGCCGAGCAGGCCCATGTACAGGGTCGCGGCCAGCGCCATGATCACCGGCTGACTCCGCAGATCACCCCACAACAGCACGGGGATCACGATCGCGGCCACGATGAGCAGACCGCCCATGGTGGGCGTGCCCGCCTTCGACCGGTGATGCTCGGGGCCCTCTTCGCGGATGCTCTCGCCGATCTGCTTCTCGCGCAGCATCCGAATGGTCCAGTTGCCGAAGAAGAAGCAGATGAGCAGGGCCGTGAGCGTGGCGTAGGCGCTGCGGAACGTGATGTACCGGAACACATTGAAGGGACTCCACAGGTCCACGAGCTGCTCGACGAACACGTGGAACATCAGTCGTCCCCCTTCGTGGGACCGGCGACGCGTTCGACGAATGCGTCGAGGATCCGCTCGAGTGCTCCACTGCGACTACCCTTGAACAGAACGGCATCGCCTTCATCGGTCGCTGCGTCCAACCAGGCGGCGATCTCCGCGGGCTCCTGACGATCGAAGCGGACGATGCGCGCGTCCTCCGCGCCAACGGCGGCGGCGGCGTAGGAGTCCCCGATCACCACGACTCGGTCGAGCCCCGACTCCAGAGCGACGCCCAGGACCTCGCGGTGCATGGGCACCGCGTCGGGACCGAGTTCGGCCATCTCGCCCAGTACGACGACACGCCGCACGGCCCGGGTGGCGGCGAGGCTTCCCAGGGCCTCGCGCACGCTGGCGGGATTCGCGTTGTAGCTGTCGTCGATCAGGGTCCTCCCGGCCGCCTGGAGTCGGCGGCTCCGATGCGGCGACAGCGATGCTGCGGCAAGACGCTCGAGTGCGTCCTCACGACGAACACCGAGGGCCTCGGCCATGGCCATGGCTGCTGCTGCGTTGTCGGCGTTCACCGTCCCGAACACCGGCAGCACTCCCTCGACCCCTCCGATGCGTACGGCGATGCCGTCGTCGACACTCTCGGCCCGCTCCACGCGGAGGTCCGCCGTCGGATCCGCCCCGAAGGAGATCACGTTCTGGGCGCCACTACGGGCGCGCAACGATTCGAAACGCGGATCGTCGCGGTTCAACACCGCGACTCCGTTCGAGGGCAGCGCCTCGATCAGCTGACCCTTGGTCCGTGCGACCTCGTCGACACTACCGAAGAATTCCAGGTGCGCCGGCGCGACGTTCGTGATGCACCCCATCCACGGCGATGCGATCTGCGCCAGACGACCGATCTCATCGGGACCCGACGCCCCCATCTCGAGCACGAGCACGTCCTCGTCGCCCGAGAAACCCAGGATCGCCGCGGGCATGCCCCAGCGACTGTTGAGATTGCCGGGGCTGGCGGCGGCAACTCGATCACCCGCGAGCGCAGCTGCGAGGAAGTCCTTGGTCGTGGTCTTGCCGTTGCTCCCGGTGATGCCCACGACCACGGGGTCGTGCGCGCGCAACCACTGCGTCGCCGCGGTGGCCAGGGCGATCCTGGCGTCGGGCACCTCGACCACCACGCCGTTCACCTCGTCGTGGAACGGTGCCCGGCCTTCGACCAACGCCACCGGCACGCCGGCCACGAAGGCGTCGCGGAGGAAGCGGACGCCGTGCGTCGACTCGCCCTGCACCGCGCAGAACATGGTGTCGGTGTCGCAGAGGCGGTGGTCGTAGGCGGCGCGCGCGAGGACGCGCGCGGGCGGTTCGATACGGGCTCCGGCCGCATCGCGCACGACGACGTCGATCCCGGCGTCGCGCCACCAGGCGACCAGCTCGCGCAGGTCGAAACTCATCGCGCGTCTCCGATCTCGCGCCACACGTCCCGGAGGACCACGCGATCGTCCCAGGGGATCTTCTCGGTGCCGACGATCTGGTAGGTCTCGTGCCCCTTGCCGCAGATCAGGACGGTGTCCGCCGGCCCGGCTTCGCGCAGCACCTCGGCGACGGCGTCGGCGCGGTCGTCGATGCGCCGCGCCCGCTCCGGCGCCGCGGCGAACCCCGGCTCGGCGTCGGCGAAGATCCGCGCGGGATCCTCGGTCCGCGGGTTGTCCAGCGTGAGGACGACCCGGTCGGCGCGCTCGACCGCGATCGACGCCATGGCCGGGCGTTTGGCGCGGTCGCGGTCACCACCGCACCCGAAGACCACGAACAGCCTCCCGTCGACGATCGAGCGCACCGTGTCCAGTGCGCTCCGCATGCCCTCCGGCGTGTGGGCGTAGTCGATCAGCACCTGGGGACCGCCCTCGAGCTCCACGGGCTCCAACCGCCCGGGCACGGGGCGGAGCGCGGGGAAGGACGCGGCCAGATCGGCGGGTGCGATCCCGAGCGCGGTCCCGATCCCGGCCACGACCAGCAGGTTCGCCGCGTTGTAATCACCGAGCAGAACGCTGCTCAGACGATGTTCGACACCATCGAGTTCCACGTCGAGGGTGATTCCCTCGGCGTCGCAGCGGATCGAGCGTGCACGGACTCGGCAATCGTTGCCGGTCCCGACACGGATGGCGTCGGAGGGCCATTCGCGAACACCCAGGAACGGATCATCGGCGTACACGACCGCATGCCCGGCCGGCTTCTCGCGCCCGGGCTGATCGAGATGGGCGAGCAGGCGACGCTTCGCCGCGAAGTAGGACTCGAGGTCGCCGTGGTAGTCGAGGTGTTCGTGCGAGAGGTTCGTGAACGCCGCCACGTCGACCTCGATTCCCGCCAGACGGCGCTGGTCGAGGGCATGGCTGCTGGCCTCCATCGACACCGCTTGGCCACCGTGGTCGCGGATGGTCGCGAGCAACGGCAGCAGTTCCTCGGGCGCGGGTGTGGTCAGGGGCGCGGCGTACTCGCGGTCGAGTACGTCGTAGCGGATCGTCCCGATCAGGCCACAGCGACGCCCCGTTTGATCGAGGAGATCCCTCACGAGATGACTGACCGTGGTCTTCCCGTTCGTCCCGGTGACCGCGACCACGGTCAACGCGCGGTCCGGATGACCGGAGCGACGACGGACCATGTGACCGAGTGCGGCACGGGAGTCCTCGACGACCACCCGGGTCACTTCTTCGCCGAGTTCGAGTCCGATCGCACCGGCCGTGTCGACCACGACCGCGCTCGCGCCCGCCTCGACGGCGCCGGAGAGGAAGGCGTGGCCGTCGACCTGCGATCCTCGTACGGCCACGAAGGCACTTCCCGGCCCGACGCGACGGCTGTCGGACGTGACGTCGTGGATCGCCACGTCGGGATCGCCGATGATCCGGTGATCGAATCCCTCGATCAGATCGCGCAGACGATCGGTCATCGTCCCTCCCGACCGAAGGCGACCTGGATCCGCGCGCCCGGACGCATGGGCGTGCCCGGGGGTGGAATCTGCGCCACGACCGATCCCTGTTCGGGAAGACTCCCCAGGGACTCTCCCCAGGAGGCACGCACGGCCAGTTCGCGGATCTCGGCCACACTGCGACCGACGAGGTGCGGTGCCTGGATCATGGCAGCGGGAGTCACGGTCTCGCGAACGCCCTCGTCGAGCAGCCTCGTGCTCGCCGCGACCTCGCGCACGATCGACGCGAAGACCGGCGCCGCCACACCACCCCCGGTCGCCGTCCGACCGGGCGCGCGATGGAACACCACGACCATCACCAGTCGCGGATCGCGCGCGGGAGCGAGGCCGATGAAGGTCGGATTGTAGATCCCGTCGATGTAGCCGCCGCCCCGTTCGGCGACCTGCGCGGTCCCCGTCTTGCCCCCGACCTCGAGGCCGGCAACTCGTGCCCGGCTGCCGGTTCCGTAGTCGGTGGCCACGACGTCGGTCGTCATGGCGCGGAGACGTGAGGTGACCTCGGCACCCACGACGCCCCGCCGGCGCACGACGGGCGGGAGGGACTCGACCGTCCCGTCGGTGCGTTCGATCGTGCTCACGAAGCGCGGCCGTCTCAGGTTCCCGTCACCCAGAACGGCAGCGGCTCCGGCCCCGAGCTGGAGCAGGCTGACCGCGACCTCCTGGCCGATCGCCAGCGTACTCTTCGTACGCTTCGACCAGCGCGGGTCGTCGGGGCTGCGCAGGATTCCGGCGGTCTCGCCGGGGAAGCCCACGCCGGGATATTCGCCGAAGCCGAAGGCCCGGAAGTCGTCGTGGATCTCGGTCCGCTCGAGGAGCTCGAGCGCGGCGGTGGCGAAGACGATGTTGCTGCTGCGCGCGAAGGCATGACGGAGGGACACGCGTCCCACCGGGTGCACGTCGCGGATCGTGTAGCCGCCGGGGAACTCCTTCTTGCTGCGATACTGGTCCGGATGCTCGCGCATGCCGTCGAAGACCGTCGACGTGTCGCAGACACCGCGCCGCAGCAACGACGCGGCCGTGAAGAGCTTGAACACGCTTCCGGGCTCGAAGACGTCGGTGGCCGGCATCACGCGCCAGCGACTCATCTCCGGATCGTCCGGAAGGGGTTCGGGATCCGCGGGCGTCTGCGCCAGGGCGATCACGTCCCCCGTCGAGGGATCGAGTACCATGGCCTGCGCCCGGTGCGCTCCGGCCTCGAGCCGCGCGCTCTCCAGTTCACGCTCCACGATCGCCTGCACGTGCAGGTCGACCGTGAGACGCAGATCGGCACCGTCGACGGGCGGCTCCAGGACACGACGGTCCCGCACGATGCGTGCGGCGTCGCGGCGCTCGAGCACCCTTCCCGGCTCACCCGACAGAACGTCGTCGAACACGGCCTCGAGTCCCGTGACACCGTCGCCGCTCTCGCGCACCAGACCGAGGAGCGAAACGGCCACGTCCCCGTGCGGGTACACCCGCCGTGCTCGACGTTCGAAGGAGACCGGCGCGACCTCGAGCAGTTCCTTGCGTGTGGCAGCGTCGATGCGGAATTCACCGAGCACGACATGGCGCACGTCGCGCCGCAAGCGGCGATCGATCTCTTCCACCGTGCATCCGAGCAGTGCCGCCAGTCGTGCGACGTCTCCCTCGCGACGCCAGCGGGTGGGTCGGGACACGCCCACCACCGTCCACTCCTCGGTCGCGGCCAGCACCCGCCCCGACCGGTCGAGCAGGCGCCCACGGCGTGCCGGCTCGTCGACGACATCGGTCGAGCGCACCTGCGCCCGCGCACGCCAGTGATCGGAACGGACGACCTGGATCCATGCGAAGCGCCCGAGCAACGCGACGAAGGCGAGCGCGAACACGGTCGCGACGACGGCGAAGCGCCCGGTCGAGTAGCGTCGACTCATCGCTCACGCTCCGCGGCCAGCGAGGCCCGCACGCGTCCGAAGCGGTCCATGGTGTCGGCCAGACGCTCGACGAACCCCGAACCGGCCTCCTCCACGGGGGCGGGCAGTGCGACGAAGGAGCGCCGCGCGG containing:
- the murC gene encoding UDP-N-acetylmuramate--L-alanine ligase — encoded protein: MNWEARGQQDDTTAVGPFRLVERIHFVAIGGVGMSGIAEVLLQLGFSVSGSDITRSANVERLQTLGAEVHLGHDAANLGDAEVVVFSSAVPRNNPELVAARERGIPVIRRAEMLAELMRLKHGVAVAGSHGKTTTSSLVATVLHGGGLDPTVIVGGRLLALASTATLGKGDYLVAEADESDGTFLRLSPTIAVVTNVDREHLDHYKDMDAIRQAFVDFMDRVPFYGKVIACADDPELARLLPRVRWPAITYGTAEGVDVRVQVAGTDALGTTIRLWHQEVEMGSCRLPLFGAHNALNAAGAVACGLELGLDFDRIAGALEGFRGVGRRLEMKGEVDDVLVVDDYGHHPTELSVTLRALRSNFPDRRLVVVFQPHRFTRTRDHHAEFADVLAQADVVGLLPIYPASETPIVGVDSDLITSRLRDDHGVRTRSLVGVDDACDWACEEARPGDLWLTQGAGDIARLADPLLQRLRRDRAEGTDA
- the murG gene encoding undecaprenyldiphospho-muramoylpentapeptide beta-N-acetylglucosaminyltransferase, whose product is MSVRVLMVGGGTGGHVYPAVAIAEALQRLAPRTSIRFVGGRRGIEGRLVPEHGFRLHRYPAAGLRGLGLAGALRFAVAFGVASALSLALVMRWRPDLVIATGGYASAAPAVVAALLGVPLWLQEQNSAPGSTNRILARFAERAYVAFAPARAPLSAAREISDAPNPVRASVRESHGVAPSESDYARFDLRPDRPTLLVFGGSRGAATLNRAVAEGWPRLRDETAWQVLLQTGEQDLESTRAVVNRAQDDALRARVLSYIDDMAAAYRIADLVVCRAGALTLAELAAVGRPSLLVPFPHATDDHQRRNAEVLAEAGAARWVDDAEFDGERLVDEVVALGEDADTLATMAAAARHWGGETDGAETIARDALTRIEGKRGR
- a CDS encoding FtsW/RodA/SpoVE family cell cycle protein, yielding MSSWLAEFDRRIVVLVASLLVLGAVLVHGASAYDPGTADPGSVGALPAHLVRIGVALVACLFVSQIDYRLVARYAEVGVVLSVAALLMVEFGAFAFGNAGIDRWLDIAGVPFQPAEFAKIFLVLALPSWIDRDPGRLRGPLRSWAPIVAMPLVVGGLIAAQPNFGSALALCLIVATILWVGGMPLRWVTAGATAIVGAAWLAFTHYPKLITRAEAWRNVFLREQTALDADFQSFHAVMGMGNGGLFGVRAGEGITRFAFVPESDTDFVFAIAGEQFGFVGVVLVVLAFGFLVARGLKVAHAARDGHAYLTAVAVSTMIGVYAFLNLAMVSSLVPVMGLPLPFVSWGGTALLTNMIGVGVLLNVARSVRRPRRVDARWQGARA
- the murD gene encoding UDP-N-acetylmuramoyl-L-alanine--D-glutamate ligase — translated: MTSKVLPAHEAWTDTVVGVLGLGRSGRGAVALLERHGAQAIAFDDRSPADLPGDVVAELAEWGVEFRAARDDVRGTVSVLDALVVSPGVPSEHPLVRAAEQRGTSVIGELELASRRARGRILAVTGTNGKSTTVSLVHAILRQAGHDAVLVGNIGTAVSDHVEEVDENGLLVIECSSFQLERVEHFAPAVAAVLNLAPDHLDRYPSFEAYGEAKRNILRASTPSTAYVYPVDQAPMNQWAEDTPARRAGFARDRAENTVTWIEDGWIVRRSEAGPERVLALDTIPLVGGHNQMNVLAAVAMVHDLDLDPGGIAEAVAGFRGLPHRAVTVDTDDGRTWIDDSKATNVHAATATLRGLSGRVVALFGGRGKGEDYTPLADHSDRLRVAVCFGEEGQVVAEAIGDRVRCITCADMRTALSRACQLAEVGDTVLLSPACASFDEFGSFAERGEVFQEWVRTHVGGAS
- the mraY gene encoding phospho-N-acetylmuramoyl-pentapeptide-transferase, translated to MFHVFVEQLVDLWSPFNVFRYITFRSAYATLTALLICFFFGNWTIRMLREKQIGESIREEGPEHHRSKAGTPTMGGLLIVAAIVIPVLLWGDLRSQPVIMALAATLYMGLLGFLDDYFKLRRHKSGLSGRWKLLFQALFGLVVGYWIMRQPEFGPMATKTTVPFLAEITLDWGWLYLPLAVLVFSGTTNAVNLADGLDGLAVGLCLFCFIAYAGLGYVTGNAVFADYLRIPFIPGVGELAVFATATVGACLGFLWYNSHPAQVFMGDTGSMALGGALASLALLTKHELLLVIVGGVFVAEAASTFIQVVSYKMRGKRVFKMAPLHHHFELLGWSETKVVIRFWIVGAMLALLTISTLKIR
- the murF gene encoding UDP-N-acetylmuramoyl-tripeptide--D-alanyl-D-alanine ligase, which produces MSFDLRELVAWWRDAGIDVVVRDAAGARIEPPARVLARAAYDHRLCDTDTMFCAVQGESTHGVRFLRDAFVAGVPVALVEGRAPFHDEVNGVVVEVPDARIALATAATQWLRAHDPVVVGITGSNGKTTTKDFLAAALAGDRVAAASPGNLNSRWGMPAAILGFSGDEDVLVLEMGASGPDEIGRLAQIASPWMGCITNVAPAHLEFFGSVDEVARTKGQLIEALPSNGVAVLNRDDPRFESLRARSGAQNVISFGADPTADLRVERAESVDDGIAVRIGGVEGVLPVFGTVNADNAAAAMAMAEALGVRREDALERLAAASLSPHRSRRLQAAGRTLIDDSYNANPASVREALGSLAATRAVRRVVVLGEMAELGPDAVPMHREVLGVALESGLDRVVVIGDSYAAAAVGAEDARIVRFDRQEPAEIAAWLDAATDEGDAVLFKGSRSGALERILDAFVERVAGPTKGDD
- a CDS encoding UDP-N-acetylmuramoyl-L-alanyl-D-glutamate--2,6-diaminopimelate ligase — translated: MTDRLRDLIEGFDHRIIGDPDVAIHDVTSDSRRVGPGSAFVAVRGSQVDGHAFLSGAVEAGASAVVVDTAGAIGLELGEEVTRVVVEDSRAALGHMVRRRSGHPDRALTVVAVTGTNGKTTVSHLVRDLLDQTGRRCGLIGTIRYDVLDREYAAPLTTPAPEELLPLLATIRDHGGQAVSMEASSHALDQRRLAGIEVDVAAFTNLSHEHLDYHGDLESYFAAKRRLLAHLDQPGREKPAGHAVVYADDPFLGVREWPSDAIRVGTGNDCRVRARSIRCDAEGITLDVELDGVEHRLSSVLLGDYNAANLLVVAGIGTALGIAPADLAASFPALRPVPGRLEPVELEGGPQVLIDYAHTPEGMRSALDTVRSIVDGRLFVVFGCGGDRDRAKRPAMASIAVERADRVVLTLDNPRTEDPARIFADAEPGFAAAPERARRIDDRADAVAEVLREAGPADTVLICGKGHETYQIVGTEKIPWDDRVVLRDVWREIGDAR
- a CDS encoding penicillin-binding transpeptidase domain-containing protein, translated to MSRRYSTGRFAVVATVFALAFVALLGRFAWIQVVRSDHWRARAQVRSTDVVDEPARRGRLLDRSGRVLAATEEWTVVGVSRPTRWRREGDVARLAALLGCTVEEIDRRLRRDVRHVVLGEFRIDAATRKELLEVAPVSFERRARRVYPHGDVAVSLLGLVRESGDGVTGLEAVFDDVLSGEPGRVLERRDAARIVRDRRVLEPPVDGADLRLTVDLHVQAIVERELESARLEAGAHRAQAMVLDPSTGDVIALAQTPADPEPLPDDPEMSRWRVMPATDVFEPGSVFKLFTAASLLRRGVCDTSTVFDGMREHPDQYRSKKEFPGGYTIRDVHPVGRVSLRHAFARSSNIVFATAALELLERTEIHDDFRAFGFGEYPGVGFPGETAGILRSPDDPRWSKRTKSTLAIGQEVAVSLLQLGAGAAAVLGDGNLRRPRFVSTIERTDGTVESLPPVVRRRGVVGAEVTSRLRAMTTDVVATDYGTGSRARVAGLEVGGKTGTAQVAERGGGYIDGIYNPTFIGLAPARDPRLVMVVVFHRAPGRTATGGGVAAPVFASIVREVAASTRLLDEGVRETVTPAAMIQAPHLVGRSVAEIRELAVRASWGESLGSLPEQGSVVAQIPPPGTPMRPGARIQVAFGREGR